From a single Toxoplasma gondii ME49 chromosome II, whole genome shotgun sequence genomic region:
- a CDS encoding hypothetical protein (encoded by transcript TGME49_221470) → MFNPNATMDWIRGGPAAGVVFQVHQSKFVIPAEVMNRSDVQGSGLALVAKNEGFKDIPPKLPRAEDGSILLSRPLESFELLVDHLLELEPLKNIPLKDFASKYIALKSEVAYWQLPLDDLPFNDRIYFETAWTDENCLFPLTDEDAAALDRQTAAEAPSGRRVALSSLTTQPAEISKAFLDVEKNPEEAKDWSFFAVEAEEARTSGSSEASPDRLVFAVGPKKFFCKVPFVSDLCVHYGGLPQREADFSSFAILVSPAETTVVWNRGCFIHIRVREEASGPLSAQINVIQETPSWLCVHPYLDYVLSGVKGPVPHVFCFNMPEASAVRFFPWGCLVVNKQVTLESRKKADFQNSSAIVARAPTRDEGGANEHFKRLFTFLQPDAPKRGHEDLPEYKPAKPVLVACVLRSKLKMIKPIERIHFINMDMGEESSVTLRHGEHFDVLDVRNAAGTDFEVVVSLNGGILSRKRDDFMEVRHGEPVAAIGVNGKGRLVPQNNLFVPNGAPVGEMFRSLTLVAEYIISEKTYYTFTLGQKLFEFHRSLYRGRQGKEAA, encoded by the exons ATGTTTAACCCAAACGCGACGATGGACTGGATCCGCGGAGGCCCCGCAGCGGGGGTGGTTTTCCAAGTTCACCAAAGCAAGTTTGTGATTCCCGCAGAGGTCATGAATCGGTCCGATGTCCAGGGGTCCGGTCTCGCGTTGGTtgcgaaaaacgaaggaTTCAAGGACATTCCCCCTAAACTCCCGCGAGCCGAGGACGGCTCGATCCTCCTCTCGCGACCTCTCGAGAGTTTCGAACTCCTCGTCGACCACTTACTGG AGTTGGAACCCCTCAAGAACATTCCGCTGAAGGACTTCGCCAGCAAGTACATCGCCCTCAAAAGCGAAGTGGCGTACTGGCAGTTGCCGCTGGACGACTTACCGTTCAACGACCGCATCTACTTCGAAACGGCCTGGACAG ATGAGAActgtttgtttcctctgaCGGATGAGGACGCTGCGGCTCTCGACAGGCAGACAGCCGCAGAGGCTCCGAGCGGCAGGCGGGTGGCTTTGAGTAGTCTTACAACTCAGCCAGCCGAAATCAGCAAGGCGTTCCTCGATGTCGAAAAGAacccagaagaagcaaaggactggtccttcttcgctgtggaagcagaagaagcgagaacgTCTGGCAGTTCGGAGGCCTCGCCCGACAGGCTCGTTTTCGCAGTCG GTCCGAAGAAGTTCTTCTGCAAGGTTCCGTTTGTCTCCGACCTGTGTGTGCACTATGGAGGGTTGCCTCAGCGGGAGGCGGatttctcttcgttcgcgatcctcgtttctcctgcaGAAACGACTGTCGTTTGGAATCGAGGCTGTTTTATCCACATTcgagtgagagaagaagcaagcggtcctctctctgcgcagaTCAACGTCATACAGGAAACACCCAGTTGGCTGTGCGTCCACCCTTACTTGGACTACGTCCTCTCAG GCGTGAAAGGCCCCGTTCCACACGTTTTCTGTTTCAACATGCCTGAAGCCTCTGCAGTTCGCTTTTTTCCCTGGGGCTGTCTCGTGGTGAACAAGCAAGTGACCCTCGAGAGCCGCAAGAAAGCCGATTTCC AGAACTCTTCTGCGATCGTAGCTCGCGCTCcgacgagagacgaggggGGCGCGAATGAGCACTTCAAACGCCTCTTCACTTTCCTGCAGCCCGATGCGCCAAAACGCGGCCACGAAGATTTgcccgaatataagccggCGAAGCCCGTACTGGTGGCCTGTGTGTTGCGCAGCAAGCTGAAGATGATCAAGCCGATCGAGAGAATCCATTTCATCAACATGGACATGGGCGAG GAAAGTTCCGTGACGCTTCGTCACGGAGAGCACTTCGACGTTCTGGACGTCCGCAACGCAGCAGGCACCGACTTCGAGGTGGTTGTTTCTCTTAATGGCGGCATCCTCTCCAGAAAG CGAGACGACTTCATGGAAGTTCGTCACGGAGAGCCTGTGGCCGCGATTGGCGTCAACGGAAAAGGTCGTTTGGTCCCGCAAAATAATTTGTTCGTTCCCAATGGAGCTCCTGTTGGAGAAATGTTTCGCAGTTTGACTCTCGTCGCAGAATACATCATCAGCGAAA AAACTTACTACACTTTCACTCTCGGCCAAAAACTGTTTGAGTTCCATCGGTCTCTCTACCGGGGTCGCCAAGGCAAAGAGGCAGCGTGA